Proteins from a single region of Deinococcus misasensis DSM 22328:
- the tkt gene encoding transketolase → MSLETLSINTIRTLAMDAVQKANSGHPGAPMGMAPMAYTLWQNFLRHNPKNPNWMGRDRFILSAGHASMLIYSLLHLTGYDLSLDDIKNFRQLHSKTPGHPEYGYTAGVEMSTGPLGQGFSTGVGFALAEAHLAARYNKPGFELFNNYTYAIVSDGDLMEGISHEAAGLAGNLGLGKMIYLYDDNGISIEGHTDIAFTDDSMQRFEAYGWHVQKVADGTDTAAIADALKAAQAVTDKPSIIAVRTVIGHGSPNKADSHDAHGAPLGGEEIKLTKQNLGWEATEDFYVPAEVKSHMDASEAGAQLEAAWNDLFARYTEQYPQEAAELKLVLEGNLPENIEELLPTFDKPLATRAASGQSLNAIAKVFPGLIGGSADLAPSNNTELKGVNWIKKGDYSGRNIHFGVREHGMAAALNGITLYGIRAYGGTFLIFSDYLKPSLRLSALMGIGSIYVLTHDSIGLGEDGPTHQPIEQLASLRATPNVLVFRPADANETAAAWLVAIENKTRPSALALSRQNLPILPRNIEGVRKGAYPVRDVENPDVILIASGSEVSLALKGAEALDAEGIKAKVVSMPSMELFREQDSSYKNSVLNPGVKRVAIEAASPLGWHEFVGLDGAIIAMPGFGASAPADLLFKEFGFTAENVVQTVKGILPVKA, encoded by the coding sequence ATGAGCCTCGAAACTTTATCGATCAACACCATCCGCACATTGGCGATGGATGCCGTTCAAAAAGCCAACTCTGGTCACCCCGGTGCCCCCATGGGCATGGCCCCCATGGCCTACACCCTCTGGCAAAACTTCCTGCGTCACAACCCCAAAAACCCCAACTGGATGGGTCGTGACCGTTTCATCCTGAGCGCTGGACACGCCAGCATGCTGATTTACAGCCTGCTGCACCTCACCGGATACGACCTCTCTCTGGATGACATCAAAAACTTCCGCCAACTGCACAGCAAAACCCCTGGTCACCCCGAGTACGGCTACACCGCAGGCGTGGAAATGTCCACCGGTCCTCTGGGTCAGGGCTTCTCCACTGGCGTGGGTTTTGCCCTCGCAGAAGCCCATCTGGCTGCCCGCTACAACAAGCCCGGCTTTGAGCTGTTCAACAACTATACCTATGCCATCGTTTCCGACGGTGACCTGATGGAAGGCATCTCCCACGAAGCTGCCGGTCTGGCCGGAAACCTCGGTCTGGGCAAGATGATCTACCTCTACGACGACAACGGCATCTCCATCGAGGGCCACACCGACATCGCCTTCACCGATGACAGCATGCAGCGCTTCGAAGCTTACGGCTGGCACGTCCAGAAGGTTGCAGACGGCACCGACACCGCTGCCATTGCAGACGCCCTCAAAGCTGCGCAGGCTGTCACCGACAAACCCTCCATCATTGCCGTGCGCACCGTGATTGGTCACGGCAGCCCCAACAAAGCCGACAGCCACGACGCCCACGGCGCTCCTCTGGGCGGCGAAGAAATCAAACTGACCAAACAGAACCTCGGCTGGGAAGCCACCGAAGACTTCTACGTGCCTGCCGAAGTCAAATCCCACATGGACGCCAGCGAAGCTGGAGCCCAGCTAGAAGCCGCATGGAACGACCTGTTTGCCCGTTACACCGAACAGTACCCTCAGGAAGCTGCCGAACTGAAACTGGTTCTGGAAGGCAACCTCCCCGAGAACATCGAAGAACTGCTCCCCACCTTCGATAAGCCCCTCGCCACCCGTGCTGCCTCTGGTCAGTCCCTGAACGCGATTGCCAAAGTGTTCCCCGGTCTGATTGGCGGAAGTGCGGACCTTGCCCCCTCCAACAACACCGAACTCAAAGGTGTGAACTGGATCAAAAAAGGCGATTACAGTGGCCGCAACATCCACTTCGGGGTGCGCGAACACGGCATGGCTGCTGCCCTGAACGGCATCACCCTGTACGGCATCCGTGCTTACGGCGGCACCTTCCTGATCTTCAGCGACTACCTGAAGCCCAGCCTGCGCCTCAGTGCCCTGATGGGGATCGGCAGCATTTACGTGCTGACCCACGACTCCATCGGTCTCGGTGAAGACGGCCCCACCCACCAGCCCATCGAGCAACTGGCTTCCCTGCGTGCCACCCCCAACGTGCTGGTCTTCCGTCCTGCCGATGCCAACGAAACCGCCGCTGCATGGCTGGTGGCCATCGAAAACAAAACCCGCCCAAGCGCGCTGGCCCTCAGCCGCCAGAACCTGCCCATCCTGCCCCGCAACATTGAGGGTGTGCGCAAAGGCGCTTACCCTGTCCGCGACGTGGAAAACCCCGATGTGATCCTGATCGCCAGCGGTTCCGAAGTCTCTCTGGCCCTCAAAGGTGCAGAAGCTCTGGACGCCGAAGGCATCAAGGCCAAAGTGGTTTCCATGCCCAGCATGGAATTGTTCCGCGAGCAGGACAGCAGCTACAAGAACAGCGTGCTGAACCCCGGCGTCAAGCGTGTGGCCATCGAAGCCGCCAGTCCCCTCGGGTGGCACGAGTTCGTGGGTCTGGACGGAGCCATCATCGCCATGCCCGGATTCGGTGCCAGCGCCCCTGCCGATCTGCTGTTCAAAGAGTTCGGATTCACCGCCGAGAATGTGGTCCAGACCGTTAAGGGCATCTTGCCTGTGAAGGCTTGA
- a CDS encoding alpha/beta fold hydrolase produces the protein MPHVKTGQENNQDIQLFFEDHGQGQPVVLIHGFPLNGRSWERQENALLDAGYRVITYDRRGFGQSSQPSSGYDYDTFTDDLDHLMTHLNLQDAILVGFSMGTGEVTRYLARYGTERVSKAILIGPIPPFLLKTDDNPEGVDQSVFEGIKAAIRQDRPRYLTEFFKNFYNADVLLGSRVSQEAMQMSWNVAARASARATLACVDTWLTDFREDVKANTIPTLIIHGDSDRILPIASTADRLKDLIPGSEYVVIKDGPHNIPWTHAEQVIQAMLAFMQK, from the coding sequence ATGCCACATGTCAAGACAGGACAGGAAAACAATCAAGACATTCAACTTTTCTTTGAAGACCACGGACAGGGTCAACCGGTGGTCCTGATTCACGGCTTCCCCTTGAACGGCAGATCCTGGGAACGACAGGAAAACGCTTTGCTGGATGCTGGATACCGCGTGATCACCTATGACCGCAGGGGATTTGGACAGTCCAGTCAACCTTCCTCTGGGTACGATTACGACACCTTCACCGACGATCTGGACCACCTGATGACCCACCTGAACCTGCAAGACGCCATTCTGGTGGGCTTTTCGATGGGCACCGGCGAAGTCACCCGTTACCTTGCCCGCTACGGGACCGAACGGGTCAGCAAAGCCATCCTGATTGGCCCGATTCCCCCTTTCCTGCTCAAAACCGACGACAACCCCGAGGGGGTGGACCAGAGTGTCTTTGAGGGCATCAAAGCCGCCATCCGTCAGGACCGTCCCAGATACCTCACCGAATTTTTCAAGAATTTCTACAATGCCGATGTGCTGCTGGGCTCAAGGGTCAGTCAGGAAGCCATGCAAATGAGCTGGAATGTGGCCGCCAGAGCTTCAGCGCGGGCCACTCTGGCCTGTGTGGACACCTGGCTCACCGATTTCCGCGAGGATGTCAAAGCCAACACCATCCCCACATTGATCATTCACGGGGACTCGGACCGCATTTTGCCGATTGCCTCCACAGCAGACCGCCTGAAAGACCTGATTCCCGGAAGCGAATATGTGGTCATCAAAGACGGCCCACACAACATTCCATGGACCCACGCCGAACAGGTGATTCAGGCCATGCTGGCGTTCATGCAGAAGTGA
- a CDS encoding YrdB family protein, with protein MDFKSLNLALAFLIELVMLWAFGLWGFHVGSGPLMKWGLGLGLPVLVAVFWGVFMSPRAVYPLPDGLYLVLQVMLFGGAAVALMLSGKMTLGIVYAVLVVLNLTLALLWKQ; from the coding sequence ATGGACTTCAAAAGCCTCAATCTGGCACTGGCGTTTCTGATCGAACTGGTGATGCTCTGGGCCTTTGGCCTGTGGGGATTTCATGTGGGCTCTGGACCCCTGATGAAGTGGGGTCTGGGCCTCGGACTGCCTGTGCTGGTGGCGGTTTTCTGGGGCGTGTTCATGTCTCCCAGAGCGGTTTACCCTTTGCCCGATGGCCTGTATCTGGTGCTTCAGGTGATGCTCTTTGGAGGGGCAGCCGTGGCCCTGATGCTCTCTGGAAAAATGACACTTGGCATTGTTTATGCTGTGCTGGTGGTCCTCAACCTGACCCTGGCCCTGCTCTGGAAACAGTGA
- a CDS encoding TetR/AcrR family transcriptional regulator, producing the protein MPRKGLSFDQVLDAAAQLADREGLQNLTLARLASELHIKPPSLYNHIQSLEHLQDSLAARGMQMMIERTRQAAAGRSGKEALFAVAQTHREAAKEHPGLYTATQISVQKFSPESQKLASLYLSTILDVLQGYHLEEEKALHFIRIFRSILKGFMDLEVGGGFGMPLKLEETFELMLETLHSGMLQYSTVKG; encoded by the coding sequence ATGCCACGCAAAGGGTTGTCTTTCGATCAGGTGCTGGACGCTGCTGCACAACTGGCAGACCGCGAAGGTTTGCAGAACCTGACCCTCGCCAGACTGGCCAGTGAGCTGCACATCAAACCCCCTTCCCTGTACAACCACATCCAGAGTCTGGAACACCTGCAAGACAGTCTGGCCGCCAGAGGCATGCAGATGATGATTGAACGCACCCGTCAGGCGGCAGCGGGACGCTCTGGAAAAGAGGCCCTTTTTGCGGTGGCCCAAACCCATCGGGAAGCGGCCAAGGAGCATCCCGGCCTGTACACCGCCACCCAGATCAGCGTGCAAAAGTTCAGCCCTGAGTCTCAAAAACTGGCCAGCCTTTACCTGAGCACCATTCTGGACGTGCTGCAAGGCTACCACCTTGAGGAAGAAAAAGCCCTGCATTTCATCCGGATTTTTCGCTCCATTCTGAAAGGCTTCATGGATCTGGAAGTGGGAGGCGGATTTGGCATGCCTCTGAAGCTTGAAGAAACTTTTGAGTTGATGCTGGAAACCCTGCATTCCGGCATGCTCCAGTACAGCACCGTGAAGGGGTAA
- a CDS encoding alpha/beta fold hydrolase, whose amino-acid sequence MNTQFLNTPEGTLAFDDTGGTGETVVCLPGMGDLRQQYRFLVRDLASAGYRVITLDLRGHGESSTGWPEYTAEAVTKDLLLLLDHLNLKSAHLIGNSFAARTVIYAALEKSERVKSLTLLGPVVRTLPMPWYMDLTVKVAFAGPWNTAFWMAYWNSLFPARKPADHQQYAAKLKRHMGQKGQMDALKAYMAPSKIDVEPLLPKVQKPALVIMGSRDPDFKDPIAEAKWLAERLSAELMPVETSGHYPHTEFPEQVSERILQFLKGVK is encoded by the coding sequence ATGAACACCCAATTTCTGAACACCCCTGAAGGCACCCTCGCTTTTGATGACACAGGCGGAACCGGAGAGACCGTGGTGTGCCTCCCCGGCATGGGAGACCTCCGGCAGCAGTACCGTTTTCTGGTCCGAGACCTTGCCAGTGCTGGATACCGGGTCATCACCCTTGACCTGCGTGGGCATGGCGAAAGCAGTACCGGATGGCCCGAGTACACCGCCGAAGCCGTCACCAAGGATCTGCTTTTGTTGCTGGACCACCTGAACCTCAAATCTGCCCACCTGATTGGAAATTCCTTTGCTGCCCGCACGGTAATTTATGCTGCTCTGGAAAAGTCAGAACGGGTGAAAAGCCTGACCTTGCTGGGTCCAGTGGTCAGAACCCTGCCCATGCCGTGGTACATGGACCTGACTGTCAAGGTGGCTTTTGCTGGACCGTGGAACACGGCTTTCTGGATGGCCTACTGGAACAGCCTGTTCCCTGCCCGCAAACCTGCAGACCACCAGCAGTACGCTGCAAAACTGAAACGCCACATGGGGCAAAAAGGCCAGATGGACGCCCTGAAAGCCTACATGGCTCCATCGAAAATCGATGTTGAACCCCTGCTGCCAAAGGTGCAGAAACCTGCTCTGGTGATCATGGGTTCCAGAGATCCCGATTTCAAAGACCCCATCGCAGAAGCAAAATGGCTGGCAGAACGCCTTTCCGCTGAACTGATGCCCGTGGAAACCTCCGGACACTATCCGCACACCGAGTTTCCAGAGCAGGTTTCAGAGCGCATCCTGCAATTTCTCAAAGGGGTGAAGTGA
- a CDS encoding DoxX family protein codes for MTPENAQKTQLALAILRVLIGVIFVAHGYQKFFEYTLPGTTGAFTQMGIPLAGVVAPLVATIELIGGLALIAGLFTRIAAGLLALNMLGALLLVHIKGGFFAPNGIEFPLALIGATVSLALAGAGAFALDDLRIKNRQAVQA; via the coding sequence ATGACCCCAGAGAATGCCCAGAAAACCCAGCTTGCCCTTGCCATTTTGCGCGTCCTGATTGGCGTGATTTTTGTGGCCCACGGTTACCAGAAGTTCTTCGAGTACACCCTGCCCGGAACCACCGGAGCCTTCACCCAGATGGGGATTCCTCTGGCAGGTGTGGTGGCTCCCTTGGTCGCAACCATTGAACTGATCGGTGGTCTGGCCCTGATTGCTGGTCTGTTCACCCGCATTGCTGCAGGACTGCTGGCCCTGAACATGCTGGGTGCTTTGCTGCTGGTGCACATCAAAGGTGGATTCTTTGCCCCCAATGGCATTGAGTTTCCACTGGCTTTGATTGGGGCCACCGTGTCTCTGGCGCTGGCCGGTGCAGGTGCTTTTGCTCTGGATGACCTGCGGATCAAAAACCGTCAGGCCGTACAAGCCTGA
- a CDS encoding MarR family winged helix-turn-helix transcriptional regulator, whose amino-acid sequence MTSSPTSPEHQAYLTLVRSSQQLTQQTIDLLKEHGLSGPQFNVLRILRGAEPNGATCGEVIQKLMDVNRDPDVTRLLDNLEKQDLISRARSNADRRVVVSRINTKGLELLSRIDQPMLDLHERQFAQLGEEKTRLLVELLKELTPQP is encoded by the coding sequence ATGACATCATCCCCCACATCTCCAGAGCATCAGGCATACCTGACCCTCGTGCGCAGCAGCCAGCAGTTGACCCAGCAAACCATTGATCTCTTGAAGGAACATGGGCTGAGCGGTCCACAATTCAATGTCCTGAGGATTTTGCGCGGTGCAGAACCGAACGGGGCCACTTGTGGCGAGGTCATCCAGAAGTTGATGGATGTCAACCGCGATCCGGATGTGACCCGTCTGCTGGACAACCTGGAAAAGCAGGACCTCATCTCTCGGGCCAGAAGCAATGCAGATCGCCGGGTGGTGGTTTCGCGCATCAACACAAAAGGCCTGGAACTGCTGTCCAGAATTGATCAACCCATGCTGGACTTGCACGAAAGACAGTTTGCCCAACTGGGCGAAGAGAAAACCCGTTTGCTGGTAGAGCTTTTGAAAGAACTCACCCCTCAACCCTGA
- the pyrE gene encoding orotate phosphoribosyltransferase — protein sequence MLKERITRACLLTGAFTLRSGETAHQYFDKYRLESDPVLLREIAEAMLPLLPEDFDGFAGLELGGVPIATVLGQLTLKPVYFVRKAPKTYGTCQQIEGGDVAGQRLVVVEDMITSGGQVLESTAQLREQGAIVEHAICVVLRKPEGQHHLGQAGLNLAFVLQDF from the coding sequence ATGCTGAAGGAACGCATCACCAGAGCCTGCTTGCTGACTGGAGCCTTCACCCTCCGCTCGGGTGAAACAGCACACCAGTATTTCGACAAATACCGTCTGGAATCCGATCCGGTGTTGCTCAGAGAGATTGCAGAAGCCATGCTGCCCTTGCTGCCAGAGGATTTTGATGGTTTTGCAGGTCTAGAACTGGGTGGGGTTCCCATTGCCACGGTGCTGGGTCAACTGACCCTGAAACCTGTCTATTTTGTTCGCAAAGCACCCAAAACATATGGCACCTGCCAGCAAATCGAAGGTGGAGATGTGGCAGGTCAGCGTCTGGTGGTGGTCGAAGACATGATCACCTCTGGAGGACAGGTGCTGGAAAGCACAGCCCAACTGCGTGAGCAAGGGGCCATTGTGGAACATGCCATTTGTGTGGTCCTCCGAAAACCAGAGGGCCAACACCATTTGGGCCAAGCAGGATTGAATCTGGCTTTTGTTTTGCAGGACTTCTGA
- a CDS encoding NUDIX hydrolase encodes MRNVVLGIAEHDGKILVYKGISPDTGIPFYRPLGGGIQHCELSRDALPREFKEELNAEIEILEFMGVIEEVFGWNGKKAHQIFFNYRIRFSDPAFYEDRKFKVLDDSVTAFWKPISDFQNGDRLVPDNLLNWL; translated from the coding sequence ATGCGAAATGTGGTTCTGGGCATTGCTGAACACGATGGCAAAATACTGGTTTACAAAGGCATCTCACCGGACACCGGCATTCCGTTTTATCGCCCTCTGGGAGGAGGCATCCAGCATTGTGAACTGTCCAGAGATGCCCTGCCCAGAGAATTCAAAGAAGAACTGAATGCAGAGATCGAAATTCTTGAATTTATGGGGGTCATTGAAGAAGTCTTTGGCTGGAATGGCAAAAAAGCCCACCAGATTTTCTTCAATTACCGCATCCGTTTCTCTGATCCTGCTTTCTATGAAGATCGAAAATTCAAAGTGCTGGACGATTCAGTCACCGCATTCTGGAAGCCCATTTCAGACTTCCAGAATGGAGATCGGCTGGTGCCTGACAATCTATTGAACTGGCTTTGA
- a CDS encoding GNAT family N-acetyltransferase → MVSLLKCQFDLYKELPETLHFLAHLSALSSGPEVHPGDLCWWMFQSTLFDPKVSIQIFRSVENQIQAVLFADPPDWISLTVHPECRALEQVLDAAEQHAIKHQKSKWTIRVGSASPLCPLLLDRGYSLSDSRSVWMVHQPPLTSTAVLPEGYTLSNMQEFTDPIQRVQIHQKVWKSERFTLEALQQVQSCPVYDPALDLLIIGPDGTVAGSALVWFDALSRTGTFEPVGVHPERQGKGLGKVLMAAGVAALQKRGAHKTTVSTRESNLKAVQLYEKLGFRTSGSFLNFEGSQQF, encoded by the coding sequence ATGGTTTCTCTATTGAAGTGCCAATTTGATCTTTACAAAGAGCTTCCTGAAACACTGCACTTTCTGGCGCACCTCTCTGCCCTCTCCTCTGGCCCCGAGGTGCATCCCGGAGACTTGTGCTGGTGGATGTTCCAGAGCACCCTTTTTGATCCCAAAGTCTCCATTCAAATCTTTCGATCTGTGGAAAACCAGATTCAGGCTGTGCTGTTTGCAGATCCGCCAGACTGGATTTCCCTGACCGTGCATCCTGAGTGCAGGGCTCTGGAGCAGGTGCTGGATGCTGCTGAACAACATGCCATCAAGCATCAAAAATCCAAGTGGACCATCCGCGTTGGTTCCGCAAGCCCTCTGTGCCCTTTGCTATTGGACCGTGGGTATTCCCTTTCTGACAGCAGAAGTGTCTGGATGGTGCACCAACCCCCTCTGACCTCAACTGCTGTTTTGCCAGAGGGCTACACCTTGAGCAACATGCAGGAATTCACAGACCCGATTCAAAGGGTCCAGATTCATCAGAAAGTCTGGAAGTCTGAACGTTTCACACTGGAGGCTTTGCAACAGGTCCAGAGTTGCCCAGTGTATGACCCTGCACTGGATCTACTGATCATCGGGCCAGATGGGACCGTGGCCGGATCTGCTCTGGTGTGGTTCGATGCCCTCTCCAGAACAGGCACTTTTGAACCTGTGGGAGTGCATCCCGAGCGTCAGGGCAAAGGATTGGGCAAGGTGCTGATGGCTGCGGGCGTTGCTGCTTTACAGAAACGTGGAGCCCACAAAACCACCGTTTCCACCAGAGAAAGCAACCTGAAAGCCGTTCAGCTTTATGAAAAGCTGGGGTTCAGAACCTCTGGATCTTTCTTAAATTTTGAAGGTTCTCAACAGTTTTAA
- the def gene encoding peptide deformylase, whose translation MSTVYPLRYYGDPILRRKCSPITDLQRLQQVPGFQEVALEQLAQDMMETMFDAYGVGLAAPQIGLPIRMFVAAEYRTEEPEGNIPLSAQVKRHLVAINPTVDILDSTLRTSHTDGCLSLPGMWSDDVQRPSAIRLTYTNEHGETCIEEAEGYWARVLQHESDHLDGKLYTDLLPPSYLQANRKTVADLQKKSRAYLKALEKRR comes from the coding sequence ATGAGCACCGTTTACCCTTTGCGTTACTATGGCGACCCCATCCTGCGCAGAAAATGCAGTCCAATCACAGATCTGCAACGGTTGCAACAGGTGCCCGGATTTCAAGAGGTGGCTCTGGAGCAACTGGCACAGGACATGATGGAAACCATGTTTGACGCTTATGGGGTGGGCCTCGCTGCCCCTCAGATTGGCCTGCCCATTCGGATGTTTGTGGCGGCAGAATACCGCACCGAGGAACCCGAGGGAAACATCCCCCTGAGTGCACAGGTGAAACGGCATCTGGTGGCCATCAATCCGACAGTGGACATTCTGGACTCCACCTTGCGGACCTCCCACACTGATGGTTGTCTGTCCCTGCCGGGCATGTGGTCGGACGATGTGCAGCGTCCTTCAGCCATCCGCCTGACGTACACCAACGAACACGGTGAAACCTGCATTGAAGAAGCCGAAGGGTACTGGGCCAGAGTCCTGCAACATGAATCTGATCATCTGGATGGCAAACTCTACACCGACCTTTTGCCTCCCTCTTACCTTCAGGCCAACCGCAAAACCGTTGCTGACTTGCAGAAGAAATCCAGAGCGTATTTGAAGGCCCTGGAAAAAAGACGCTGA
- the gmk gene encoding guanylate kinase has product MAQKRGLLLVMTGASGVGKGTIRQQLEQVEDYYYSISWTTRESRPGEENGVHYFFKTREEFEAEISSGLGFLEHAEFVGNQYGTPRAAVEEQLSQGRNVLLEIEVQGAMQVKEAMPEAILIFIMPPSLTELKNRLVGRATEPLEKIEKRLSKARGEILMAHEFKYCVLNDNVERAVDDIRAIIRAERLSAQRLTPAELDTIVGE; this is encoded by the coding sequence ATGGCACAGAAACGCGGTTTATTGCTGGTGATGACTGGCGCAAGTGGAGTCGGCAAAGGCACCATCCGTCAGCAACTCGAACAAGTCGAAGACTATTATTACTCCATCTCGTGGACCACCCGTGAATCCCGTCCTGGAGAAGAAAATGGTGTGCACTATTTTTTCAAGACCCGTGAGGAGTTCGAAGCTGAAATCTCCTCGGGTCTGGGATTTCTGGAGCACGCTGAATTTGTGGGCAACCAGTACGGTACACCCAGAGCAGCGGTAGAGGAGCAGCTTTCACAGGGGCGCAATGTGCTGCTGGAAATTGAAGTGCAGGGGGCCATGCAAGTCAAAGAGGCCATGCCTGAGGCCATTTTGATTTTCATCATGCCACCCAGCTTGACCGAACTGAAAAACCGTCTGGTGGGGCGTGCAACCGAGCCTCTGGAGAAGATCGAGAAGCGTCTTTCCAAAGCCCGTGGAGAAATCCTGATGGCCCACGAATTCAAATACTGCGTGCTCAACGACAACGTGGAACGTGCTGTAGACGACATCCGCGCCATCATTCGTGCAGAGCGCCTGAGCGCACAACGCCTCACCCCAGCAGAACTTGACACCATCGTGGGTGAATGA
- a CDS encoding FAD-dependent oxidoreductase: MRTPFLRGLKRLYIRSKQEATLESTPEAPISRRDFLKAATLTAAVSSVPALAQKRKVTERVVIVGGGVAGLTCAYRLKQQGIHADIYEASDRLGGRMFSVYNTFDMNEVVELGGELVDSGHEELITLTEELGLHLTDLKAAEKGLKSEDWFFGGKRYTERDLLRMFKPIAERIDRDLENVDLDTVNYKNPGGAEPLDWVSIPDYLAPIEADQVMKDILALAYTTEYGLDASEQSATNLLYLIGTDPKSWQIYGESDEAYHIKEGSGAVPRRLAQRTNNQIQVGRVLERVSKTSSNRYKLDFKNGPSVYADHVVFTIPFSVMRLLDIQIDLPPAKRQAIQELGYGTNSKLMAAFETPIWRTQYGFSGSTYSDLPFQTSWETTRGQNTKGAVLTRFTGGTLGVKSGEGSPLEQGALFVEQMETLYPGLQSVYTGSAVRMHWPTKPHQLGSYSCYRIGQFTSIRGAEGECLGRLYFAGEHTSPFAQGYMEGAVESGNRVAREVLKAIR; this comes from the coding sequence ATGCGCACACCTTTTTTGCGGGGGTTGAAGAGGCTGTACATCCGCAGCAAGCAGGAAGCCACACTGGAAAGCACCCCAGAGGCTCCCATTTCACGCCGTGATTTTTTGAAAGCCGCGACCCTGACGGCAGCGGTGTCCAGTGTTCCGGCTCTGGCCCAGAAACGCAAAGTCACCGAACGGGTGGTGATTGTGGGAGGTGGGGTGGCTGGCCTCACCTGTGCTTACCGCCTCAAGCAGCAAGGCATCCATGCCGACATTTACGAGGCTTCAGACCGTCTGGGTGGACGCATGTTCAGCGTCTACAACACCTTTGACATGAATGAAGTGGTGGAGTTGGGCGGCGAACTGGTGGACAGTGGCCATGAGGAACTGATCACCCTGACCGAGGAACTGGGCCTCCACCTCACAGATTTGAAGGCAGCAGAAAAGGGCCTCAAATCCGAAGACTGGTTCTTCGGTGGAAAGCGTTACACCGAACGGGACCTGTTGAGGATGTTTAAGCCCATTGCTGAGCGCATTGACCGGGATCTGGAAAACGTGGATCTGGACACCGTGAATTACAAAAACCCCGGAGGAGCAGAACCTCTGGACTGGGTGTCCATCCCGGATTACCTTGCACCCATCGAGGCCGATCAGGTCATGAAAGACATTCTGGCTCTGGCCTACACCACCGAGTACGGTCTGGACGCTTCTGAACAGAGCGCCACCAATTTGCTGTACCTGATCGGCACCGATCCCAAAAGCTGGCAAATTTACGGGGAAAGCGACGAAGCCTACCACATCAAAGAAGGCAGTGGAGCCGTTCCCAGACGGCTTGCCCAGAGGACCAACAACCAGATTCAGGTGGGCAGGGTGCTGGAACGGGTCAGCAAAACCTCCAGCAACCGCTACAAGCTGGACTTCAAAAACGGCCCGAGTGTGTATGCAGACCATGTGGTGTTCACCATTCCTTTCAGTGTGATGCGTTTGCTGGACATCCAGATTGACCTTCCTCCGGCCAAGCGTCAGGCCATTCAGGAACTCGGGTATGGGACCAACAGCAAACTGATGGCAGCTTTTGAGACTCCGATCTGGCGCACCCAGTACGGTTTCAGTGGCAGCACCTACAGCGATTTGCCGTTCCAGACTTCATGGGAGACCACCAGAGGCCAGAACACCAAAGGTGCGGTGCTGACCCGATTTACCGGAGGCACCCTCGGGGTGAAATCTGGCGAGGGTTCCCCTCTGGAGCAGGGCGCCCTGTTTGTGGAACAGATGGAAACCCTGTATCCCGGTCTCCAGTCGGTGTACACCGGGAGTGCCGTTCGCATGCACTGGCCCACCAAACCCCATCAACTCGGGTCTTATTCCTGCTACCGGATCGGACAGTTCACCAGCATCCGTGGTGCAGAAGGTGAGTGTCTGGGACGGCTGTATTTTGCTGGAGAGCATACCTCACCTTTTGCGCAGGGGTACATGGAAGGTGCCGTCGAAAGCGGAAACCGCGTGGCCAGAGAGGTCTTGAAAGCCATTCGGTGA